The DNA region CCCCAATTTCTCCAGGAACAGCGTCGACGTACGGTAGAGGTAGGCGCCGCTCTCCGGCTCGCTGCCGCACTCCTCGATCAGCCCCCGCGACGTCAGGGTCCGGATGACCCCGTCGCAGTTGACGCCCCGGATGGCCGAGACCCGGCCCCGGGTCACCGGCTGCTTGTAGGCGACCACCGCCAGAGTCTCCAGCGCGGCCTGGGTCAACCGCACCGACTGCCCGTCGAGAACGAACCGCTCGACATAGGGCGCGTACTCGGGGCGGGTGTAGAGTCGCCAGCCGCCGGCCACCCGCCGCAGGTCGAACCCGTGTCCGGCGGCGGTGTAACTGTCGGAGATCTCCCGCAGCATCGCGCCGACCCGCTCGGTCGGCTGTTCCAGCACCTGCGCGAGCACGTTCTCGGCCACCGGTTCGTCGACCACCAGCATGATCGCCTCGATCGCCGGTCTGAGTTCGGCGTCGTCGAGCAACGCCAGCGCGGCGGGTGCCACCGGTGCCGGTTCAGGTACCGGCTGCGACCTGGCGGTCGGCGCTGGCGGCGCCTCGGGCTCCGGCTCGGCCGCCGGCTCCGGCTCGGGCTCGGGCTCGGGCTCGGGTTGCCCGTCGGGCACGGCGGGTGGCTCCGCCGCCGGGACCGCCTCGGGCACGGGTGCGGGGGGCGGTGCCGGCTCCGGGGCGGCGGCGCTCTGCGACGGTACGGTGGCCCGCGCCCACGGGGGCACCCAGGCCGCTGCCTGCTCGGCGAGCGAGTCGGGCTGCTCGTCGCTGTTCACGAAGCCTCCTCCTGCCTGGCGTCCGGCCCGCTGGGATCTGACGGCGCGGCGGACGTCGTCGCGGTGTCGGTCTCCGCCGGCTGGCCGGCGTACTCGTCGACGGTGAGCTCCGCTCCCCCGTGCGCGCCGCCGGTCCAGCGTACGGTGAGGTCGCCCAGCGCCTGCTCCTGGCTGAAGCCGACCAGACCTTCCCGGTACAGCTCCAGCAACGCCAGGAACCGCGCGACGACCTCCAGGGTGGACTCACAGTCCAGGCAGAGCGTCTCGAAGGTGGCGGTGCCGATCCGGCGCAGCCGGTCGCGCAGCAGGGTGGCGTGCTCCCGTACGCTGACCCGCACCTGGTGCACGTGGTCGATGGAGACCACCGGCACCACCCGTGGCGTCATGGCCTTGATCGCCAGCTTGGCCAACCGGGCGGGGCCGACGCCGAGCACCAGTTCCGGCAGGGCCTGGGCGTAGCGCTCCTCCAGAGTGACCGACCGCGGGTAGCGGCGGGCGCCGGCCGTCTCCAGTTCGGCGATGTGCGCTGCGGCCTCCTTGAAGGCCTTGTACTGCAGCAGCCGGGCGAACAGCAGGTCCCGGGCCTCCAGCAGCGCCAGGTCCTCCTCGTCCTCGACCTGGGCGGCGGGTAGCAGCCGGGCGGCCTTGAGGTCGAGCAGGGTGGCCGCGATGACCAGGAACTCGCTTGCCTCGTCGAGGTCCCAGTCGTCGCCCATCGCCCGGATGTAGGCGATGAACTCGTCAGTGACCTGGTGCAGCGCCACCTCGGTGACGTCCAGCTTGTGTTTGCCGATGAGCTGCAGCAGCAGGTCGAAGGGGCCGGTGAAGTT from Solwaraspora sp. WMMD791 includes:
- the scpB gene encoding SMC-Scp complex subunit ScpB; protein product: MNSDEQPDSLAEQAAAWVPPWARATVPSQSAAAPEPAPPPAPVPEAVPAAEPPAVPDGQPEPEPEPEPEPAAEPEPEAPPAPTARSQPVPEPAPVAPAALALLDDAELRPAIEAIMLVVDEPVAENVLAQVLEQPTERVGAMLREISDSYTAAGHGFDLRRVAGGWRLYTRPEYAPYVERFVLDGQSVRLTQAALETLAVVAYKQPVTRGRVSAIRGVNCDGVIRTLTSRGLIEECGSEPESGAYLYRTSTLFLEKLGLNSVEELPSLAPFLPDDVEEIADAQR
- a CDS encoding ScpA family protein, translating into MSAPTAAEVATQPAAPSSPGAPDVAGAAPATEGTGFTVRLANFTGPFDLLLQLIGKHKLDVTEVALHQVTDEFIAYIRAMGDDWDLDEASEFLVIAATLLDLKAARLLPAAQVEDEEDLALLEARDLLFARLLQYKAFKEAAAHIAELETAGARRYPRSVTLEERYAQALPELVLGVGPARLAKLAIKAMTPRVVPVVSIDHVHQVRVSVREHATLLRDRLRRIGTATFETLCLDCESTLEVVARFLALLELYREGLVGFSQEQALGDLTVRWTGGAHGGAELTVDEYAGQPAETDTATTSAAPSDPSGPDARQEEAS